The DNA segment acagggccagaacggtttctggattccctgctccaactttggaaattcattataaattaaccagagataattaggggtcgtaccatatatgtacagattcctctctgagtctagttttcatagaaacaaacggtatcagtattgaagccccgtgcagggagatatccaagtcgtaatgggcaaaggttagtgtagtcgacccctgcaatatgggagactttgactaataaactgtactaattggcctgaccaaaaattctagaaaaaaatacatagatgggcacatgagtctagtttctgggaaaaatcacgaaattgatttttgagttacgaatctcaagatatgatttttaaaacgactagtacacagattgggcagtgtctggaaaataaattttataaggggttaaagtcagttaacacctcgtgttcgactccggtgtcggtttcgggttcggggtgttacagggaaactgttagcagatcatttcataatgttttaaatgttgtcatacgcttacaagatgtgttatttaaaaaggcagaGCCAATTACAGCTAATTCTACAGACCCAAGGTAGGAATGGTTATATATAGCTCGTATATAATTTAGTACATTTGGATTTAAATATAGTATTCTAACTTGAGATTTTATACATGTGatgtagaattgcttaggtgctttagatggaacccacattaagattagggttccaacagttgataaacctagatatcgaacgcgaaaaggtgacatagcaacaaatatgttaggtgcttgtacacctgatatgcaatttgtttatgttcttcctggttgggaaggttctgttgctgatggacgagttcttcgagatgccattagtaggagacatggacTCAAAGTTCCTCATGGATTTCTTGCTCCTTTTAGAGGAcaaagatatcatttgaatgagtgggGTCAGGGTTACCAACCAAGTACTCTGgatttttcaatatgaaacatgcttccgcgtgtaatgttattgaaagatgttttgggttattaaaacttagatggggaatacttaggagtccatcattttatcctgtaagggtgcacaatagaattattattgcatgttgtttgctccataattttattcgaacccatatgagtctAGATCCTATTGAAGAGGagttgggagaaggattacctagtaatgtgatagatgacaatgaaccgaatatcataaatattcatccgtcggatgcatgggctacttggaggatggaactagccaaccaaatgttcgatgaatggaaagcatctagaaattagttaggtttagggtaaaaatagtaaatgtttaagttgtttatgttatttcatatatctagtttatgaaactttggtggtgtttgaatttttttttgtattgtactagacttgttgaatgataatttattttcttttgattcatcatgtgttataattttataaagtgttgaccttttgatgcataatattgaacttaattttcatttgcgttttttcttaagatagttaTGTCAGGTTTTTCCCAATCAAGTGTTTCTTCCCAAAATCCTtgaggaaccaaaaggaaatgggttccagaagaagatgctgTGTTGGTTGCTTGTATGGTCGACTTGCACAATGCCGGAACCTTTAATGCGGATACGGGATTCAAAGCCGGCTAtttaaatgagttagaaaaaatgttagaaaaagttttacccAATGCCACgttgaaggctaaacctaatcttgaatcgaggattaggacGTTGAAAAGGGAATGGTCAATCGTTTATGACATGCTTAGTGGAAAAAACAATAGCGGCTTTGGTTGGGATGAGCATAGGCAGcttgttgttgctgaagatgtgGTGTGGAACTCATATctaaatgtaagaattatttcaattctttattatcttattttgaaaaaacttatatctaatatgaatttctcatttttatagagtcataaagaagcAGCTCAATTCAGACATCAGAGTTTCCCTTATTATGACCAACTTACTGCCATCTACGCAAAAGATCAAACCACTGGAAAAGATGCTCAAATAGCTGctgatattattgaagaaataaatgctgaGGATGTAGCTGCTACAAATACTCATGAAGAAAGAAATGATTTCCATGGGTAATGCCCCTTACCCTTGTTCAACACTGAAAGAGGGTACGAAgtattaccagaacataacacataccattaaaCAAAACTGAGATAGAAATATGTCATCCAATtagataatgtatcattataacatatgtcttgaacaatattagccaacttcaatggctttgtacaaaataattggtcaaatactgtaaccaatattttaaacctaggcaattatgacacgtaacaaaataacgaagcctactatacgtgccataattcaaaatgtttagttcaaatacccaaaagtattgatagtgcgagCAGATCTTCAACAATCCTTaactcctgtgcaagctggacgacactataagacaaaatagagaaaagaaagtaagcttatagcatagtaagtaagtatataaataataattaaagaatctaatatgtttacacaataactcaagtgtatatacttttaatttccctatttactccactttgatcAAGTTGTCTCTCCCACCtcatgttcactaaataaatcataactcgagttacaaaactcgaaattcaaatctgcAAAAtcttcttgaaactagactcatattacttcttactaatatttttctagaatttttggcccaacaaattagtacagtttattagttaaagtttcccctgttatacagctcaaTGGATCTGCCCTCTGTTCACTACGACTTGATTTTCTCCCAGTACAAaagtcaaatagccatgaaatttgtttcatttaaaactagactcaataaggaatctaagaatataaattatatttcttaattatttgtgtacaatttttaatgatttatcaaaaatcagaataggggatcacatagtcattctgaacaagtcacacacaaatataaatatctcaaaatataaagtTCCGTTACTCGTTCTGTTTCTCTTACatgagaatagactcattaagctttaatttaatatatcattcagcctctaattaaattcctactatttttggtgatttttcaaatttacgtcACTGCGACTGTCCAAAATAGTATTATTGTCAATTCACTCTTTCAtcctttctttgtattaacctcatttagcatgcatatcacaattcattttcaccacatttcatacatcacaattataggtccatgattacaatgtcaccgtAAAATTAttccgttgaacacttcggatcaactctcgatacttggtggtttcagcacacaacTCCACCCATcgtatttcatataattcggctcttttgtacacatggtgaacacttagtaccacccatgtaacctagccaatttatcttgtaactctcttgtctacatggtgtccttcacttgggatcacacatgcgacctagctacatttatctctcccgtagctctcttgtctacatgggatacatcccgtatcacacatctGACCTAggtactacatagtatctcgtagctctcttgtacacatgatgtgcacttagcaaCATACAAGTGACCTAGCTACATTCtctctatattattcaatctttccgaatattcaaccgggatttctctctctattactgatttccattctttcaatagtcgatttatacttcaaaatcagctaaaatatatataataggctgaaatataagaatgtaaatgaagttaatgtattatttacatacaaacttaccttggtgcaaaatatgggaattttggaatttagtccaaaatcttttctttctcccgttcgaggtcgattccatgcctttcttgaactataacaacacatttagctcatttaacactcatactatttatttcaatccaaaaatcacattatagaaatattacatttttgccccctaacttttacaaaattacgatttttcccctaggctcggaaatttaatttcagcccttattcttatgttttatgacaggctgaacatttttctctggtatgacaatatcaaattctcactctaacacatagttatgaacaataggtgtTTTTACctattatgccgttttgctcgtttttgctaaaaattgcttagaaaagatcgttctcctaactttaaatattcatattctaccataaaacatcaaaatacatgcatatcattcatcggaaaatttttaaacataaaccctaactcgaaataatggtagaaataggtagactgagctacgaggatttcaaaaatg comes from the Gossypium hirsutum isolate 1008001.06 chromosome A06, Gossypium_hirsutum_v2.1, whole genome shotgun sequence genome and includes:
- the LOC121230633 gene encoding uncharacterized protein At2g29880-like, translated to MVDLHNAGTFNADTGFKAGYLNELEKMLEKVLPNATLKAKPNLESRIRTLKREWSIVYDMLSGKNNSGFGWDEHRQLVVAEDVVWNSYLNSHKEAAQFRHQSFPYYDQLTAIYAKDQTTGKDAQIAADIIEEINAEDVAATNTHEERNDFHG